The genomic region agtgtttttctgcttcaacacctgataaagatcatgaagggcttcggaatgagaccagtgagtttgatcaggtggaacactgctgtaaaacacctcactgttctaacctcacatcaggagaatCGGCTCTGTCTCTGAAGTCAAATGGATGATCCATTGACcggtcactcttcatggacacacagctgggttctggtgagtctgatctctttccctccatcattctagaattaaacagaaatatcagcaataattaatactctgctgtctcagcactgttacacaatgtgttcatcattaaacaccaataattccatctttttaattcagctccagtctgcacacttattcaaacaggagacacgccccatacctcaggaattacactgatgtcaggagtcccaatcacagataactgactcagctgggtcttaaagcctgtagagttcactgactcaaagctacgctgctcttctcctccacattacacagtcctttttactcttctctcagtgaatgatttctctaaactgttcttagatcagatcagtgatatattcactgctattaaacaccttaaaccaaagttTAGTTCCTCCGttaactagtgagtgtttagagatacagatctgttcccatgagacggtgtgtatttattgctggtgaatggaaaagtaactcacctctcgtctctctttaagtcctgttctccagacacactcatgttggagttcatgtctccttctccagattacagcaggacacacgtttacttcactccaacatcggtgtgttaaatcaaaccctgtatcagcacagagttcacttacaggaaatagtcacggtatcaagtcataaaacaacctgtgtacattcaaacttcagtacaaacccacaaaactcttctgcatctagtgtacattcagtgtgtttatatattatagctttagatgtagacactcactgtgtttttactcctgaaatggtGTATTAAATGAAGATTCTGACTTTCACGTTCACTGTCTACCTGTTTATTCTGCAGAGGGGGAGGGGTACTGAGGTagggtaataaacacacacacacggttataGGTTGTTatcagacagctttctgatccatGGAACTGAGGCCTGCAAATACTGAAAGTAAAAGCCTGAAAACGCTGCAAATAcggagaacagaattaaaagtctggtaaaatctacatcacacacattatcatttcattaccttcatttattatctcgtgacttcattcagctgtgcacaaacaactgtcagagctctatacaaatatataaacaaaatttaaataccaggaagtgctagaaacactcagcagatcattagataaagaagcagaactcatacactgagtaagtttacttaaatatctgcagaaaagtattttttctggttttcccttaatgagagcgagtatcctgatattagtgaggattggtgtgtaagtagtttttgtgtgaataatgaatgttactcagaataaaagtgatgatggagagtaagttaaacacattggtaagacgagtaactaacccagtgtttcccaatcgaggttctgtctgatgagagcaggggtgcatgtaaaaatccttcaaacattttctaaaatgatcaaatgtgtagaaaacatttaatatagatgagaaacatctgatgtctgaaataataacaaagatacacacacgcataacaataataataatcaattatatataaaataataataatcatataaaacccaatgaaccttgagattatcacttgtcacattacaacaacacacagctataaatatgagaacatgtataaaactaaactaaacaacctcaatttattttattcattctattaagatttttattaaacatggaccttcactttcattaaatagacttattatttattgtaggctcattttCTAGactaaatgttagcaattactgtaGACATCAGGAAAACGTCGAGCTTCCTGCagatgtcatttctcacatttacaaaaccaGGTGATTATTATATTGTCCCATCAGTGTAAACGTCTCTTTAtgtacagagagaaaagaaagatattacagaatgatcactctgtatgttcaccatcagtgtaaatgtctctttatgtatagagTGTAATATTTTCCCTGGAATTCCTTATGCCAGTGTTCTGTGTTTTACCCACTACTCTTATCATAAAACTGATAGAGCCTGTAGAATTACTTTCTCTTACCTTTATCAGGAAGTGAAGCTTTCGTGCCTCTGGGCTCGAGAACCCTTTGAAGTCCATTTTCTTCTCTGAAGACGTATAATAAAAGGAGTCGTACTCTTTACAGTGAAATATACGAATCATCCTTTATATAGACTTCGgtttattaaagtaaaaaacaaaaggatTACAATTACTTTTAACTCAAACtatagagaaaaataaaataaagaaaatcctTAGACCATGCAGGATCTGAATAGTGGTTTCCTTTttcaagaaattaaaatgacaaGACCTTCACCCGAGGAGTGGCAAATTAATGCTGGCTTATTCCAAGTATTTATACCTTTATTTATTGTGGTTTCAGGTGCTAGGGTTTAAGCATGATGCTCAAAATATCATGCAGTCTTGGTGCGCCAGCTCACTTTCTGAAGAGAAAAACTTAGAATATAGTCTTTTGTCAGAAAAAAACAGTCTTTTGTCAGAAAAGTGTTCAGCGCTAGCTCGCTtttttaagagaaaaacaaaagtgtaGCAGTTATTTCTAAGAAAAGTGTACAACTCTAGCTCGCTTTCTTAAGCGAAAAAAACAAGATGAGGTTTGATGCACTAGCTCGGTTTcttagaaatgaaatagaatgtAGCAGCGTTGTCAGCAGAAAGCATGAAGGTCAACAGAGTGTTAACTTGCTTTCTTAGAGATAAAATAGAATTCACAGAAAAGTGTATGGCGCTTTcttaagagaaaaacaagaaTATAGCAGGTATTTCTCACAAAACCGTACAGCATAAAGATCAACATATCGGTAAAGAATGATAACTTGTTTTcttaagagaaaaacaggaagcTGTGTGGTTTGAGAAACAGTTCTCAAACTGTTAAATGTTCTTTTATGGTTCACTGACATGCTTCAATTTTATATCAATGCTTTTGATCAATCTTTCCAATGTGTCCACCTGTGTGGTAAAAATAGATGGTCTAGGCCTCTCAAGACAGACATGTGCTTCttgtttcattttctcagtGTATTTTTGTCCATATCTCTGATTTAGCTGCGTAATGCTCTCTGCACGTTTAAATTTAGCTCGGTCTTTTAACATTGTAGCTTCAGCCCCCTTTTTATTCAAGACACTCCTTATACTATCACATTTCTTCATTAAACGATTACTTTCCAATATTAGTTCCTCAGTTCTCTTCACATCCAGCGTGTCGAGTTGTAAACCTCGCAGGTCCGGTTGGAGAACATCAGGATCAGCCTTCTTAGCGGAAGATTTTCCAATCCGTTTTTCTCCATATCTCTGGATACCTTGGGGCAGGCTTgttcccttttttcttcttggaCCTCCCTTTCTCCTGACGCGATTGTATTTCCCTGGGCTGTCAAGGTTGAGGTTCTTTACATAGTTTAAtcataaaacatatttcaagGCAATTATAATATATGAACTTAGCATATATATCAGCTTGTATTTACATTAAGAAAGAAGTAACGGCAGGGCTGAGACTACAAATTCTGGAGATCCAGGTCTCTTATAAcaagagacaaaagaaagatattacagaatgatcactctgtatgttcaccatcagtgtaaacgtctctttatgtatagagacaaaagaaaaatattactgaatgatcactctgaatgttcaccatcagtgtaaatgtttctttatgatattacagaatgatcactctgtatgttcaccatcagtgtaaacGTCTCTTTAtgtacagagataaaaaaaaaaaaaagatattacagaatgatcactctggatgttcaccatcagtgtaaatatttctttatgtatagagacaaaagaaagatattacagaatgatcactctggatgttcaccatcagtgtaaacGTCTCTTTATGTATatagagaaaagaaagatattacagaatgattaCTCTGtatgttcaccatcagtgtaaacGTCTCTTTATGTATatagagaaaagaaagatattacagaatgatcactctggatGTTCACCATAATTGTAAAAGTCTCTGTGTATAAAGACAgcagaatgaggtttaatcactgtGTCtgatggtgtagtgtagtgactgtgtttatttgagacgatactgatgaatgaaaacatggtgcacccCAAAAAACTGTCAGCTTTGGCTTTATCATCTCAGCAgtatgtacaaagcaaatccaaatcactattttaaaaacctttccatgaaTTTTGTGTCATCTGGCTCTCTCTAAGGTCCCGCATGGATGGATCATAGAGATACCTGTACAATCGTACCTTCCGGCAAGAGTCGCCTCCAAGTCATTCATTTCCGGATCTGACGCCATGCAGACCGCCATGAGAAATGAAGCCTCACGCAGTCAACACGCTCAACCGCCCATTCCGCAATGACATAATTTTTTCCGGACATGTcgagtataaaccaggcttaatgctgtctagcattagtgtttgtgtagggtgcaCCAATTTTTGAAAGTATTCAAAGGGTGCCGTGACTGAAAAAAGGTAGAGAACCGCTTCTCTAAACAATTATGTTTTGGGGAACATGCACTTCCTAAACTGGGCCACTTGATGGCAGTCAagatccatatatccatccatccatctattctctgtactgcttatcctacacaggtcacggggagcctggagcctatcccaggggattcaGGCATgaagcaggggacaccctggacatggtgccaacccattgcagggcacaatctcacacttTGGACAATATAGAGATGCCAACCATTCCACAACACATGCCTTTGGACCAGGGAGAAAAAAGAGTACGTGGAGGAAACAAAGCGTGCGGAGAACATTCAGGCGAGAATCAAACCAACAGCCCtgtaggtgtgaggtgaacatgctaagcACTTTCCACTGTGCCCCctgaatgaaatatgtatttCATCAATAATTATCGAAAAGGAGAGagatattaatgttaatataatctaatatttCTTACTCCACTCTTGGCTAAATATTACAAACATATAAGCACCATTATTAAAAGTTTAATAACAGAAAATTGCTTCTGGGTAATTGCCATTCCCGTGTTTGGCCACAGGATGGCAGTCATGCTCCATCCAGAACAACACACCCTGCCTAAAACAGAGGTTCGGTTTTGTGTATTTTACACAGACAGAGCTCATCAGCGTTATCAcagtttattgtatttttttgacataaaaaatataatacacGGTGGGCAGTGGGGGCTCAAGGGTTAAGGCCCTGGCTTACTGATTAGAACGTCAATGGTCCAAGCACCAGCACTTCCACCGTTGaagccttgagcaaggcccttaaccctctgctccaggggcatcaaatcatgtctgaccctgtgctctgaccccaacttcctaataatagtaatagtatagcttttttaaataacatatcCTCAGCACTTGACATGGAGATAGTAAATAACTCTTATAATTTctaaacagaaaagaaaggcaAGTGAATATGGATatgcacagatacacacacattatacaataTACATAACATGTGCATTTAGAAACCTATGTATAATGTTTATGGAAATATAAATCATCCATATCtatacatatattatttatacatttctgcTCCCTTtaccacattataaatatttaaacagccAAAGAATGAAGATATTTCTTCTGAGACAATGAGCTGGTCTTTGTGtttattagacggagttgtcatttaagcgcgttctccgcgaatatgccgggccagctgaatatccttgggcatgatggcCACTTTCTTGGCGAGGATAGAGCACAGCTTGGTGTCCTCAAACAGACCGATCAGGTATGCCTCGTTCGCCTCCTGTAGGGCCCCGATGGCTGCGCTCTGGAAGCGCAAGTCGGTCTTGAAGTCCTGAGCGATTTTCCTCACCAGGCGCTGGAAGGGCAGCTTGCGGATGAGCAGCTCAGTAGACTTCTGATAACGGCGGATCTCCCTCAGAGCCACGGTGCCGGGCCTGTAACGGTGAGGCTTCTTCATGCTGCCGGTAGCCGGCGCGCTCTTGCAGGCAGCCTTAGTGGCGAGCTGCTTCCTTGGCACCTTGCCACCGGTGGCCTTACGGGCAGTCTGCACTGTTcttgccatatatatatatatacagtgtctgataaaagtgagtacacccctcacatttttgtaaatatttgattatgaacttttcatgtgacagcactgaagaaatgacactttgctacaatgtaaagtagtgagtgtacagcttgtgtaacagtgtaaatttgctgtcccctcaaaataactcaacacacagccattaatgtctaaactgctggcaacaaaagtgagtacacccctaagtgaaaatgtccaaattgggcccaaagtgtcaatattttttgtggccaccattattctCCAGCACTGCCTCGTGGGCATGGAGTTCATCAGAGCTTCACCggttgccactggagttctcttccactcctccatgatgacatcacggagctggtggatgttagagaccttgtgctcctccaatttccgtttgaggatgccccacagatgctcaatagggtttaggtctgaaGAAGTGCTTGGCCAGTCCTTCACCTTTACCCTCAGCTTCTTTTGCAAGGCactggtcatcttggaggtgtgtttggggtcgttatcatgctggaataatgcatactgatcatgctctgcttcagtatgtcacagtacatgttggcattcatggttccctcaaggtctctaacatccaccagctccgtgatgtcgtcatggaggagtggaagaggactccagtggcaacctgtgaagatcTGGTGAACTCTATACCCAAGAGGGTTAAAACAGTgtttgaaaataatggtggccacacaaaatattgacactttgggcccaatttggacattttcacttagtggtgtactcacttttgttgccagcagtttagacattaatggctgtgtgttgagttattttgaggggacagcaaatttacactgttacacaagctgtacactcactactttacattgtagcaaagtgtcatttcttcagtgctgtcacatgaaaagttataatcaaatatttacaaaaatgtgaggggtgtactcacttttgtcagacactgtatatatataaatgtgtgcatAAGATTTGCCTCACTGGTTTGCACTCATCAAATTTCTGTCTTGATGCTGCGGATTTTCTGTTGGAATTAATTTGTGAATACAGTATTTAGGACAGTGAGTTTAGAAGGTGTAGATTTGTTTCCACCTCTCCCAGGTGACAGTGAGAGCACAGCTGCTGGTCTCTATGCAACCAGGTATATTTATGGAGGAATTATTTATACTTTACGAGGAAGATTTTGATTGGGCTGTTTGAACTGATGACAAGTAATATGTGACAATACTGAGCGATATGTGACGATACTGAACGATATGTGCAATACTGAGCGATATGTGACGATACTGAACGATATGTGATGATACTGAATGATATGTGACGATACTGAGCGATATGTGACAATACTGAACGATATGTGACAATACTGAGCGATATGTGACAATACTGATCGATATGTGACAATACTGAACAATATGTGACAATACTGAGCGATATGTGACAATACTGAACGATATGTGACCGATTGAAAAACCTAAAAAAACTATGATCAGGGATCAAATGGTCATCGCATTTTGGAGAAGAAAGCAAGAAGGCAAGAACTCAGAGAAATTGATTTGACTATGGATAAAGTAATTAGCATTTGTCAGGTGTCAGAGAATGAATTTGCAACTTAAATCCTTTGATGTAGAAAGTGAGCCTGCAGCAACAATGGACGCTGTGCACTGTTATGACCCAGCCTAGGGTTAGATCACACAGCGTAAATAAAGGCAAGGTTATGTAAGGTGGAGTGAATAGTAAGTGGTTAGTAAGTACTCGACTAAAAAGAAAGTTCTAGATCTAGTGACACCAATGAGGACAACAGTTCTTAAAGGAGGCTGTGGTGGACAATGTGAGCACTAAGGATGAGTGGAGAGCTCAGTCAGATGTCCACGGAGTGACGCTACCCTGTAAATTGGACACTGGTGCACAGGGGAACCTTCTTCCAACAAAATACTTTCACAGACTGCGGAAAAAAGTCAAAAGTATGAGACAGTAAGATGAACATACGGACATATAATGATTCCCAGTTCGCAAAAGGGTAATGCAGGATCACACTGAGAGTGAAAACTGGACTTTATGTGACTGTGAtgtgtgtaaacattttttCCGAGGTGTATATTAAACGTCATAAAATAATTGCCTAATAATAAGTTTTGGAGCCACaaaggtccatccatccatccatccatccatccatcttctaccgcttaccccttcttcagggtcacgggggaacctggagtctatcccagggagcatcgggcacaaggcggggtacaccctggacagggtgccagtccatcgcagggcacaatcacatacacactcatacacccattcatactctacggacactttagacacgccaatcagcctactatgcatgtctttgtatcgggggaggaaaccggagtacccggagaaaacccccggagcacggggagaacatgcaaactccgcacacacatggccccggcgggaatggaacccccggaccctggagttgtgaggcgaACAAAGGTCATACAACGCAAAGATAACTGACCTTCTCAGGTGACCGCTTGCTGGAGTGGACCAATGAAATGGGCTGGGAGGCAGGCTTTGTGCTCCACTGTGCTGGATTATGTCAACAAACCAGGCAGGGCAGGCACCTTAATCCGCCGAAGCGTTACGGAGTAACTAGAGAATTGTACTAGTCGTCTGCTTGTAGTTCAGAGCCATGATTCATCCTCACCCAGTCAGACATCATCTAACAAATAGCTCCTGTGCTAGCTGCCAGCTAACattaattccatccatccagtgaCAGACTGATAATGATATGATTTTCTTTCATAGCAATATGTATAGGGTTGAAATGCACGTTAAAATGATGTTGTACcgctatatatttttatttttattgcaagATTATCCTAGCAGAGGCCGGTaccatttacaaataaat from Ictalurus punctatus breed USDA103 unplaced genomic scaffold, Coco_2.0 Super-Scaffold_100068, whole genome shotgun sequence harbors:
- the LOC108261566 gene encoding histone H3.3A; protein product: MARTVQTARKATGGKVPRKQLATKAACKSAPATGSMKKPHRYRPGTVALREIRRYQKSTELLIRKLPFQRLVRKIAQDFKTDLRFQSAAIGALQEANEAYLIGLFEDTKLCSILAKKVAIMPKDIQLARHIRGERA